A part of Molothrus aeneus isolate 106 chromosome 10, BPBGC_Maene_1.0, whole genome shotgun sequence genomic DNA contains:
- the POLR2H gene encoding DNA-directed RNA polymerases I, II, and III subunit RPABC3 isoform X1 encodes MAGILFEDIFDVKDIDPEGKKFDRVSRLHCESESFKMDLILDVNIQIYPVDLGDKFRLVIASTLYEDGTLDDGEYNPTDDRPSRADQFEYVMYGKVYRIEGDETSTEAATRLSAYVSYGGLLMRLQGDANNLHGFEVDSRVYLLMKKLAF; translated from the exons ATGGCCGGGATCCTCTTCGAGGACATCTTCGACGTGAAGGACATCGACCCTGAGGGGAAGAAGTTCGACCGCG TGTCGCGCCTGCACTGCGAGAGCGAGTCCTTCAAGATGGATCTCATCCTGGACGTGAACATCCAGATCTATCCCGTGGATCTCG GGGACAAATTCCGCCTGGTCATCGCCAGCACCCTGTATGAGGACGGTACCCTGGACGACGGCGAGTACAACCCCACGGATGACCGGCCCTCCAG GGCAGACCAGTTTGAGTACGTGATGTACGGCAAGGTGTACCGGATCGAGGGGGACGAGACCTCCACGGAGGCGGCCACGCGCCT CTCTGCCTATGTGTCCTATGGGGGGCTGCTCATGCGCCTGCAGGGAGACGCAAACAACCTGCACGGGTTTGAGGTGGACTCTCGTGTTTACCTGCTGATGAAGAAGTTGGCCTTCTAG
- the POLR2H gene encoding DNA-directed RNA polymerases I, II, and III subunit RPABC3 isoform X2, which produces MAGILFEDIFDVKDIDPEGKKFDRVSRLHCESESFKMDLILDVNIQIYPVDLALPMCPMGGCSCACRETQTTCTGLRWTLVFTC; this is translated from the exons ATGGCCGGGATCCTCTTCGAGGACATCTTCGACGTGAAGGACATCGACCCTGAGGGGAAGAAGTTCGACCGCG TGTCGCGCCTGCACTGCGAGAGCGAGTCCTTCAAGATGGATCTCATCCTGGACGTGAACATCCAGATCTATCCCGTGGATCTCG CTCTGCCTATGTGTCCTATGGGGGGCTGCTCATGCGCCTGCAGGGAGACGCAAACAACCTGCACGGGTTTGAGGTGGACTCTCGTGTTTACCTGCTGA
- the THPO gene encoding thrombopoietin, which translates to MQGRSPQPSMELNRLLLLTSFLLHVKEDRASPTRLVCDSRLIQKYIVEAKDMEKRVGQCQALPALRCPAVLPLVDFTFQQWKSKSNETKRREILCDLALLLGAAAGAQGQVSDECGARQLSQLYRHANSFFLLLQTFSWEAGHWEPSCSPHSMEQTHVSSIFLTYRQLVQGKLRFFFYDLATVSCKQGQGDSRDPPCGAQ; encoded by the exons ATGCAGGGCCGAAGCCCCCAGCCGAGCATGGAGCTGAACA GACTGCTCCTCCTCACATCCTTCCTCCTGCACGTGAAAGAGGACCGTGCCAGCCCAACACGGCTGGTCTGTGACAGCAGACTTATCCAGAAGTACATCGTGGAGGCCAAGGACATGGAAAAGAGAGTG GGCCAGTGCCAGGCCCTGCCTGCACTCAggtgccctgcagtgctgcccttgGTGGACTTCACTTTCCAGCAGTGGAAATCCAAATCg AACGAGACCAAGCGGCGGGAGATCCTGTGTgacctggccctgctgctgggtgctgcagcaggggcccAGGGCCAGGTGAGCGACGAGTGCGGGGCCAGGCAGCTGAGCCAGCTTTACCGACACGCCAACTCcttcttcctgctcctgcagaccTTCAGCTGGGAG GCAGGACACTGGGAGCCGAGCTGCTCCCCACACTCCATGGAGCAGACCCACGTCTCCAGCATTTTCCTCACCTACCGGCAGCTGGTACAGGGCAAGCTGCGCTTCTTCTTCTACGACCTGGCCACGGTCTCATGCAAGcaaggacagggggacagcagaGACCCTCCATGTGGGGCCCAATGA